Proteins from a single region of Festucalex cinctus isolate MCC-2025b chromosome 19, RoL_Fcin_1.0, whole genome shotgun sequence:
- the smarcc1b gene encoding SWI/SNF complex subunit SMARCC1b isoform X2 — translation MSGATNVEFPGTSQTSSVFAAHRKKDSSPSVWFWESPDTLAQLELVRQWIGKYYKKFVLVDAPSCQSLAVVTLQFLQFQEDAFGRRVSKPARNKLPAQCFMDLRPGGGLCHILGSAFEFKAVQGWRRFDLQNPSRTERNVEMFDVMERALLQHNCMSQPVVYLDPSLDPELASRISGVVTKHQGTLSVDRSLATHHIYPMPSSTEEEEWIRPVMQKQSHILVHWGMHPDSYDSWLPSSDVSGDVEEPPHPEKPWRVHAGFVLDTDAFNEWMNEEDYCVNEGNLPVIFRQRIQLREDQDVKSTPFKKRRRSPSPLSSEARKKGKKGRRRAQQEEETEEDLTKEMEDPTPVPNMEEIILPKIVNFKKDSENAPVKGGIMADLDDQEDDFPGREDEEGRVEIPRLLEGEDNITEQTHHIIIPSYTSWFNNNSIHSIEKRALHEFFNGKNKSKSPEVYLAYRNFMVDTYRLNPQEYLSSTSCRRNLTGDVCSILRVHAFLEQWGLVNYQVDAESRPLPMGPPPTPHFNVLADTPTGLAPLQHKPLQVTASQHMLCFPERSREKPLDCQNFGLRMDVYAKKHPKTKGACAGREWTEQETLLLLEALEVYRDDWNKVSEHVGSRTQDDCILHFLRLPIEDPYLEDSSASLGPLAYQPVPFSQSENPVMSTVAFLASVVDPRVASAAAKAALEEFSQVQEESLNGITCNQMKLTDSMDASQMQMNTSSHQVAVDADGLLVDSVVPKVEGVKRENAEESDRIHIGTGTEDDGVQRQEGEGDDGRAVMELDLVESTVTTAAAAALASAATKAKHLAAVEERKIKSLVALLVETQMKKLEIKLRHFEELETIMDREKEALEQQRQQLLTERQSFHTEQLKQAEMKIQQQGQPGFTMQHSGQSTANRMTPSGGQMQAMGPRLPGAPNDPSSQPDGTAAAQPSLPASSHS, via the exons ATGTCCGGAGCAACGAACGTTGAATTTCCAGGGACAAGTCAGACCAGCTCCGTGTTCGCCGCACATCGGAAAAAAGACAGCAGTCCGTCAGTTTGGTTCTGGGAGAGCCCTGACACTTTGGCACAGCTGGAGCTAGTGCGCCAGTGGATCGGGAAGTACTACAAAAAG TTTGTGTTGGTGGATGCTCCATCATGTCAGTCACTGGCTGTCGTGACGCTGCAGTTCCTCCAGTTTCAAGAAGATGCATTTGGCAGACGAGTTTCAAAACCAGCCCGCAACAAACTACCC GCACAGTGTTTCATGGACCTGCGGCCAGGAGGTGGACTCTGTCATATCCTCGGTTCTGCATTTGAGTTCAAAGCTGTGCAAGGCTG GAGAAGGTTTGACTTGCAAAATCCATCAAGGACTGAAAggaatgttgaaatgtttgatGTGATGGAAAGAGCACTATTACAG CACAACTGCATGTCACAGCCAGTGGTTTATCTGGATCCTTCACTGGATCCGGAGCTGGCTAGCAGAATTAGTGGTGTTGTTACAAAGCACCAG GGCACACTTAGTGTGGATAGAAGCCTGGCTACTCACCACATATATCCAATGCCCTCATCCACAGAGGAAG AGGAATGGATTCGGCCTGTCATGCAAAAACAAAGCCATATCCTGGTGCATTGGGGCATGCACCCTGACAG ttaTGACAGCTGGTTGCCATCGAGTGATGTCAGTGGAGATGTTGAGGAGCCTCCACATCCAGAGAAACCTTGGAGG GTCCACGCTGGTTTTGTTCTGGACACGGACGCTttcaatgaatggatgaacgaagAAGACTATTGCGTGAATGAAGGGAACTTGCCGGTCATTTTTCGACAGCGCATACAGCTACGAGAAGACCAG GACGTGAAGTCCACTCCCTTCAAAAAGAGAAGACGCTCTCCGTCTCCATTGTCCTCTGAAGCTAGGAAGAAAGGGAAGAAAGG GCGGCGACGTGCCCAGCAGGAGGAAGAGACAGAGGAAGACTTGACCAAAGAAATGGAGGACCCCACTCCTGTTCCAAACATGGAGGAGATCATATTACCCAAGATTG TCAACTTTAAAAAGGACAGTGAGAACGCGCCTGTCAAAGGAGGCATCATGGCTGACCTGG ATGACCAGGAAGATGATTTTCCAGGAAGG gaggatgaggagggaaGAGTGGAAATTCCTCGTCTATTAGAGGGAGAGGACAACATCACTGAACAAACGCATCACATCATCATACCAAGTTACACATCTTGGTTCAATAACAACAG CATCCACTCAATAGAGAAACGCGCCCTCCATGAATTCTTCAATGGAAAGAACAAGTCAAAATCACCGGAAGT cTACTTGGCCTACCGTAATTTCATGGTCGACACATACCGGCTCAACCCCCAGGAATACCTCAGTTCAACATCCTGCCGGCGCAATCTTACTGGAGATGTTTGTTCCATCTTAAG GGTGCATGCCTTTTTAGAGCAATGGGGCTTGGTTAACTACCAGGTGGACGCGGAGAGCAGGCCGCTCCCCATGGGGCCTCCGCCTACTCCTCATTTTAACGTACTGGCAGACACACCCACTGGGCTGGCCCCGTTGCAACATAAACCGCTGCAG GTGACAGCATCGCAACACATGCTGTGCTTCCCGGAAAGGAGCCGAGAGAAGCCTTTGGATTGCCAGAATTTCGGCTTGCGCATGGATGTTTACGCCAAGAAACACCCAAAG ACAAAGGGCGCTTGTGCGGGGCGGGAATGGACAGAGCAGGAGACGCTTTTGTTGTTAGAG gccTTGGAGGTGTATCGAGACGACTGGAATAAAGTATCCGAGCACGTCGGCTCCAGAACGCAGGACGACTGCATCCTCCACTTCCTGCGCCTTCCCATAGAGGATCCGTATCTGGAGGATTCGTCGGCCTCCCTTGGCCCGCTGGCGTACCAGCCCGTGCCCTTCAGCCAATCCGAGAACCCCGTGATGAGCACTGTGGCCTTCCTGGCCTCCGTGGTGGATCCACGGGTCGCGTCAGCTGCCGCCAAGGCTGCGCTGG AGGAATTTTCGCAAGTCCAGGAAGAGTCTTTGAATGGAATAACCTGCAACCAAATGAAATTAACCG ACTCGATGGATGCTTCACAAATGCAGATGAACACCAGTTCCCATCAG GTTGCCGTCGATGCCGACGGGCTCCTGGTTGACTCTGTGGTGCCCAAAGTGGAAGGAGTCAAAAGAGAGAATGCAGAAGAAAGCGACAGAATTCACATCG GCACAGGTACTGAGGACGATGGCGTGCAGCGCCAGGAGGGAGAAGGGGACGATGGGAGAGCAGTGATGGAGCTGGATCTTGTCGAGAGCACTGTTACCACCGCAGCAGCGGCCGCTTTGGCCTCTGCTGCTACTAAGGCCAAG CACTTGGCAGCAGTCGAGGAGAGGAAGATCAAATCTCTCGTGGCTTTGCTGGTGGAGACCCAAATGAAGAAGCTTGAGATCAAACTGAGGCACTTTGAAGAACTGGAGACCATCATGGACCGCGAGAAAGAGGCT TTGgagcagcagcggcagcagctTCTCACCGAGAGGCAGTCCTTCCATACCGAGCAGCTCAAACAAGCCGAGATGAAGATTCAGCAGCAGGGCCAGCCGGGATTCACAATGCAGCATTCAG GTCAGTCCACGGCCAACCGGATGACTCCGAGTGGAGGACAAATGCAGGCGATGGGCCCCCGCCTCCCCGGAGCACCCAATG ATCCGTCCTCGCAGCCCGACGGCACGGCAGCAGCTCAGCCCAGTCTACCGGCATCGAGTCACAGCTGA
- the smarcc1b gene encoding SWI/SNF complex subunit SMARCC1b isoform X1, with amino-acid sequence MSGATNVEFPGTSQTSSVFAAHRKKDSSPSVWFWESPDTLAQLELVRQWIGKYYKKFVLVDAPSCQSLAVVTLQFLQFQEDAFGRRVSKPARNKLPAQCFMDLRPGGGLCHILGSAFEFKAVQGWRRFDLQNPSRTERNVEMFDVMERALLQHNCMSQPVVYLDPSLDPELASRISGVVTKHQGTLSVDRSLATHHIYPMPSSTEEEEWIRPVMQKQSHILVHWGMHPDSYDSWLPSSDVSGDVEEPPHPEKPWRVHAGFVLDTDAFNEWMNEEDYCVNEGNLPVIFRQRIQLREDQDVKSTPFKKRRRSPSPLSSEARKKGKKGRRRAQQEEETEEDLTKEMEDPTPVPNMEEIILPKIVNFKKDSENAPVKGGIMADLDDQEDDFPGREDEEGRVEIPRLLEGEDNITEQTHHIIIPSYTSWFNNNSIHSIEKRALHEFFNGKNKSKSPEVYLAYRNFMVDTYRLNPQEYLSSTSCRRNLTGDVCSILRVHAFLEQWGLVNYQVDAESRPLPMGPPPTPHFNVLADTPTGLAPLQHKPLQVTASQHMLCFPERSREKPLDCQNFGLRMDVYAKKHPKTKGACAGREWTEQETLLLLEALEVYRDDWNKVSEHVGSRTQDDCILHFLRLPIEDPYLEDSSASLGPLAYQPVPFSQSENPVMSTVAFLASVVDPRVASAAAKAALEEFSQVQEESLNGITCNQMKLTDSMDASQMQMNTSSHQVAVDADGLLVDSVVPKVEGVKRENAEESDRIHIGTGTEDDGVQRQEGEGDDGRAVMELDLVESTVTTAAAAALASAATKAKHLAAVEERKIKSLVALLVETQMKKLEIKLRHFEELETIMDREKEALEQQRQQLLTERQSFHTEQLKQAEMKIQQQGQPGFTMQHSGQSTANRMTPSGGQMQAMGPRLPGAPNGMYPSSQPDGTAAAQPSLPASSHS; translated from the exons ATGTCCGGAGCAACGAACGTTGAATTTCCAGGGACAAGTCAGACCAGCTCCGTGTTCGCCGCACATCGGAAAAAAGACAGCAGTCCGTCAGTTTGGTTCTGGGAGAGCCCTGACACTTTGGCACAGCTGGAGCTAGTGCGCCAGTGGATCGGGAAGTACTACAAAAAG TTTGTGTTGGTGGATGCTCCATCATGTCAGTCACTGGCTGTCGTGACGCTGCAGTTCCTCCAGTTTCAAGAAGATGCATTTGGCAGACGAGTTTCAAAACCAGCCCGCAACAAACTACCC GCACAGTGTTTCATGGACCTGCGGCCAGGAGGTGGACTCTGTCATATCCTCGGTTCTGCATTTGAGTTCAAAGCTGTGCAAGGCTG GAGAAGGTTTGACTTGCAAAATCCATCAAGGACTGAAAggaatgttgaaatgtttgatGTGATGGAAAGAGCACTATTACAG CACAACTGCATGTCACAGCCAGTGGTTTATCTGGATCCTTCACTGGATCCGGAGCTGGCTAGCAGAATTAGTGGTGTTGTTACAAAGCACCAG GGCACACTTAGTGTGGATAGAAGCCTGGCTACTCACCACATATATCCAATGCCCTCATCCACAGAGGAAG AGGAATGGATTCGGCCTGTCATGCAAAAACAAAGCCATATCCTGGTGCATTGGGGCATGCACCCTGACAG ttaTGACAGCTGGTTGCCATCGAGTGATGTCAGTGGAGATGTTGAGGAGCCTCCACATCCAGAGAAACCTTGGAGG GTCCACGCTGGTTTTGTTCTGGACACGGACGCTttcaatgaatggatgaacgaagAAGACTATTGCGTGAATGAAGGGAACTTGCCGGTCATTTTTCGACAGCGCATACAGCTACGAGAAGACCAG GACGTGAAGTCCACTCCCTTCAAAAAGAGAAGACGCTCTCCGTCTCCATTGTCCTCTGAAGCTAGGAAGAAAGGGAAGAAAGG GCGGCGACGTGCCCAGCAGGAGGAAGAGACAGAGGAAGACTTGACCAAAGAAATGGAGGACCCCACTCCTGTTCCAAACATGGAGGAGATCATATTACCCAAGATTG TCAACTTTAAAAAGGACAGTGAGAACGCGCCTGTCAAAGGAGGCATCATGGCTGACCTGG ATGACCAGGAAGATGATTTTCCAGGAAGG gaggatgaggagggaaGAGTGGAAATTCCTCGTCTATTAGAGGGAGAGGACAACATCACTGAACAAACGCATCACATCATCATACCAAGTTACACATCTTGGTTCAATAACAACAG CATCCACTCAATAGAGAAACGCGCCCTCCATGAATTCTTCAATGGAAAGAACAAGTCAAAATCACCGGAAGT cTACTTGGCCTACCGTAATTTCATGGTCGACACATACCGGCTCAACCCCCAGGAATACCTCAGTTCAACATCCTGCCGGCGCAATCTTACTGGAGATGTTTGTTCCATCTTAAG GGTGCATGCCTTTTTAGAGCAATGGGGCTTGGTTAACTACCAGGTGGACGCGGAGAGCAGGCCGCTCCCCATGGGGCCTCCGCCTACTCCTCATTTTAACGTACTGGCAGACACACCCACTGGGCTGGCCCCGTTGCAACATAAACCGCTGCAG GTGACAGCATCGCAACACATGCTGTGCTTCCCGGAAAGGAGCCGAGAGAAGCCTTTGGATTGCCAGAATTTCGGCTTGCGCATGGATGTTTACGCCAAGAAACACCCAAAG ACAAAGGGCGCTTGTGCGGGGCGGGAATGGACAGAGCAGGAGACGCTTTTGTTGTTAGAG gccTTGGAGGTGTATCGAGACGACTGGAATAAAGTATCCGAGCACGTCGGCTCCAGAACGCAGGACGACTGCATCCTCCACTTCCTGCGCCTTCCCATAGAGGATCCGTATCTGGAGGATTCGTCGGCCTCCCTTGGCCCGCTGGCGTACCAGCCCGTGCCCTTCAGCCAATCCGAGAACCCCGTGATGAGCACTGTGGCCTTCCTGGCCTCCGTGGTGGATCCACGGGTCGCGTCAGCTGCCGCCAAGGCTGCGCTGG AGGAATTTTCGCAAGTCCAGGAAGAGTCTTTGAATGGAATAACCTGCAACCAAATGAAATTAACCG ACTCGATGGATGCTTCACAAATGCAGATGAACACCAGTTCCCATCAG GTTGCCGTCGATGCCGACGGGCTCCTGGTTGACTCTGTGGTGCCCAAAGTGGAAGGAGTCAAAAGAGAGAATGCAGAAGAAAGCGACAGAATTCACATCG GCACAGGTACTGAGGACGATGGCGTGCAGCGCCAGGAGGGAGAAGGGGACGATGGGAGAGCAGTGATGGAGCTGGATCTTGTCGAGAGCACTGTTACCACCGCAGCAGCGGCCGCTTTGGCCTCTGCTGCTACTAAGGCCAAG CACTTGGCAGCAGTCGAGGAGAGGAAGATCAAATCTCTCGTGGCTTTGCTGGTGGAGACCCAAATGAAGAAGCTTGAGATCAAACTGAGGCACTTTGAAGAACTGGAGACCATCATGGACCGCGAGAAAGAGGCT TTGgagcagcagcggcagcagctTCTCACCGAGAGGCAGTCCTTCCATACCGAGCAGCTCAAACAAGCCGAGATGAAGATTCAGCAGCAGGGCCAGCCGGGATTCACAATGCAGCATTCAG GTCAGTCCACGGCCAACCGGATGACTCCGAGTGGAGGACAAATGCAGGCGATGGGCCCCCGCCTCCCCGGAGCACCCAATGGCATGT ATCCGTCCTCGCAGCCCGACGGCACGGCAGCAGCTCAGCCCAGTCTACCGGCATCGAGTCACAGCTGA